The Penaeus chinensis breed Huanghai No. 1 chromosome 36, ASM1920278v2, whole genome shotgun sequence genome includes a region encoding these proteins:
- the LOC125044875 gene encoding U-scoloptoxin(01)-Cw1a-like produces the protein MKTIALVCVLLGVAAALPGLRQRRDSSALFYELPSNASLILGGIQTGFDCGDLPYGYYADEANNCAVFHVCLPYIDNDLYITRHFSFMCGAGTMFDQERLVCDFPESALPCSEAAAFRRSNEYFGREDVNFLEK, from the exons ATGAAGACCATCGCTCTTG tgtgCGTTCTGTTGGGCGTGGCCGCCGCCCTCCCCGGCCTCCGTCAGCGCCGTGACTCCTCGGCCCTCTTCTACGAGCTGCCCTCCAACGCCTCCCTCATCCTGGGCGGCATCCAGACCGGCTTCGACTGCGGCGACCTGCCCTACGGCTACTACGCCGACGAGGCCAACAACTGCGCCGTCTTCCACGTGTGTCTGCCCTACATCGACAACGACCTCTACATCACCCGCCACTTCTCCTTCATGTGCGGCGCAGGCACCATGTTCGACCAGGAGCGCCTCGTGTGCGACTTCCCCGAGAGCGCCCTTCCCTGCTCCGAGGCCGCCGCCTTCAGGAGGTCCAACGAGTACTTCGGCCGCGAGGACGTCAACTTCCTCGAGAAGTAA
- the LOC125044876 gene encoding uncharacterized protein LOC125044876 has product MFSLTLDRPGKERILAIRDCIVQGLRSSPKGLSRLSARCSRDCKRERGAPSPRRRLRQTRAPASLRTRLGPRESLSQGHAKRLVCVLLGVAAALPGLRQRRDSSALFYELPSNASLILGGIQTGFDCGDLPYGYYADEANNCAVFHVCLPYIDNDLYITRHFSFMCGAGTMFDQERLVCDFPESALPCSEAAAFRRSNEYFGRADVNFLEK; this is encoded by the exons ATGTTTTCACTAACTTTAGACCGGCCTGGCAAGGAGAGAATCCTAGCAATTCGTGACTGCATTGTGCAAGGGCTCCGCTCTTCACCGAAGGGCCTCAGTCGCCTTTCAGCTCGGTGCTCTCGCGATTGCAAGCGGGAGCGCGGGGCCCCTTCCCCCCGCCGCCGGCTCCGCCAGACCCGAGCGCCGGCCTCCCTCCGAACCCGTCTGGGGCCCAGGGAGAGCCTTTCGCAAGGTCACGCCAAACGCTTGG tgtgCGTGCTGTTGGGCGTGGCCGCCGCCCTCCCCGGCCTCCGTCAGCGCCGTGACTCCTCGGCCCTCTTCTACGAGCTGCCCTCCAACGCCTCCCTCATCCTGGGCGGCATCCAGACCGGCTTCGACTGCGGCGACCTGCCCTACGGCTACTACGCCGACGAGGCCAACAACTGCGCCGTCTTCCACGTGTGTCTGCCCTACATCGACAACGACCTCTACATCACCCGCCACTTCTCCTTCATGTGCGGCGCAGGCACCATGTTCGACCAGGAGCGACTCGTGTGCGACTTCCCCGAGAGCGCCCTTCCCTGCTCCGAGGCCGCCGCCTTCAGGAGGTCCAACGAGTACTTCGGCCGCGCCGACGTCAACTTCCTCGAGAAGTAA
- the LOC125045075 gene encoding U-scoloptoxin(01)-Cw1a-like, producing the protein MKNLALVLLLVGVAAAFPGLRQRRDSSALYFELPSNASLVLGGIQTGFECGDLPYGYYADEANSCAVFHVCLPYIDNDLYITRHFSFMCGAGTMFDQERLVCDFPESALPCSEAAAFRKSNEYFGRSEINFLE; encoded by the exons ATGAAGAACCTGGCTCTGG taCTCTTGTTGGTGGGCGTGGCTGCCGCCTTCCCCGGCCTCCGTCAGCGCCGTGACTCCTCGGCCCTCTACTTCGAACTGCCCTCCAACGCCTCGCTGGTTCTGGGCGGCATCCAGACCGGCTTCGAGTGCGGCGATCTGCCCTACGGCTACTACGCCGACGAGGCCAACAGCTGCGCCGTCTTCCACGTGTGTCTGCCCTACATCGACAACGACCTCTACATCACCCGCCACTTCTCCTTCATGTGCGGCGCAGGCACCATGTTCGACCAGGAGCGCCTCGTGTGCGACTTCCCCGAGAGCGCCCTTCCCTGCTCCGAGGCCGCCGCCTTCAGGAAGTCCAACGAGTACTTCGGCCGCTCTGAGATTAACTTCCTCGAGTAA
- the LOC125044959 gene encoding uncharacterized protein LOC125044959, whose amino-acid sequence MKFLVAVCLLAGVALALPSRERRDSSELFFNLPANASLLLGGINTGFSCGDLPYGMYADEANSCAVFHVCLPYIDNDLYITRHFSFLCGEGTMFDQERLICDFPENSIVCSESVNYRKSNEYFGRDVNFLE is encoded by the exons ATGAAATTCCTCGTAGCTG TGTGCCTCCTCGCGGGAGTGGCTCTCGCCCTGCCGAGCCGTGAGCGTCGGGACTCCAGCGAACTGTTCTTCAATCTGCCTGCCAACGCCTCGCTGCTGCTTGGAGGAATCAACACTG GTTTCAGCTGCGGTGATCTTCCCTACGGCATGTACGCTGACGAGGCCAACAGCTGCGCCGTCTTCCACGTGTGTCTGCCCTACATCGACAACGACCTCTACATCACCCGCCACTTCTCCTTCCTGTGCGGCGAGGGCACCATGTTCGACCAG GAACGGCTTATCTGCGACTTCCCCGAGAACTCCATCGTGTGCTCTGAGTCAGTCAACTACAGGAAGTCCAACGAGTACTTCGGTCGTGACGTCAACTTCCTGGAATAG